One Perognathus longimembris pacificus isolate PPM17 chromosome 2, ASM2315922v1, whole genome shotgun sequence DNA segment encodes these proteins:
- the Rarres2 gene encoding retinoic acid receptor responder protein 2, which produces MWPLLVALALWPGTGRAQLPEPQLSEAPLSEPQRRSLQVALEEFHKHPLVHWAFRKTSIHSIVDVPFPAGTFVKMEFNIQQTNCRRKEWKEARCQVLPKGKKRTCLACIKLAPENRVLGRMVHCPLQPQGHQEMQRHHCSKVERAGEDPNSSFLPGQFAFLKSGPST; this is translated from the exons ATGTGGCCACTGCTGGTCGCACTGGCGCTGTGGCCGGGCACGGGCCGGGCCCAGCTCCCGGAGCCGCAGCTCTCGGAGGCCCCGCTCTCGGAGCCGCAGCGCCGGAGCCTGCAGGTGGCCCTGGAGGAGTTCCACAAGCATCCGCTGGTGCACTGGGCCTTCCGGAAGACCAGCATCCACAGCATCGTGGACGTG CCCTTCCCAGCTGGCACCTTTGTGAAAATGGAATTCAACATCCAGCAGACCAACTGCCGCAGGAAGGAGTGGAAGGAGGCCCGCTGCCAAGTCCTGCCcaagggg AAGAAGCGGACGTGCCTGGCCTGCATCAAGCTGGCTCCTGAGAACCGTGTTCTGGGACGGATGGTCCACTGCCCTCTGCAGCCGCAAGGGCATCAG GAGATGCAGAGGCACCACTGCAGCAAGGTGGAACGGGCTGGTGAGGACCCCAACAGCTCCTTCCTCCCGGGGCAATTCGCCTTCCTCAAGTCCGGGCCTTCCACATGA
- the Lrrc61 gene encoding leucine-rich repeat-containing protein 61 has product MMEPPREKPGEAEGPRITPQLLKSRTGEFALESILLLKLRDLGLADLGCLGECLALEWLDLSGNALTQLGPLASLRQLAVLNVSNNRLTGLEPLASCESLQSLNAAGNLLAAPGQLQCLAGLPGLQHLRLQDPLARLSNPLCASPSYGAAVRELLPGLRVIDGERVSGRGSELYQLCRDLDRSLRPSSGPRPRAAEAQPWVEPGYWDSRPTRSSSILEEACRQFRDTLQDCLELDRQASDRLARAQQTLSPAGAAASFVF; this is encoded by the coding sequence ATGATGGAGCCTCCCCGGGAGAAGCCGGGAGAGGCCGAGGGCCCGCGCATCACACCCCAGCTGCTGAAGTCGCGCACGGGCGAATTCGCCCTGGAGTCCATTCTGTTGCTGAAGCTGCGAGACTTGGGGCTGGCGGACCTGGGCTGCCTGGGGGAGTGCCTGGCCCTCGAGTGGCTGGACCTGTCGGGCAACGCCCTCACCCAGCTGGGGCCTCTGGCCTCCTTGCGCCAGCTGGCCGTGCTCAACGTCTCCAACAACCGGCTGACGGGCCTGGAGCCGCTGGCGTCCTGCGAGAGCCTGCAGAGTCTCAACGCGGCAGGCAACCTGCTGGCCGCGCCGGGCCAGCTGCAGTGTCTGGCGGGGCTCCCGGGCCTCCAGCACCTGCGGCTCCAGGACCCGCTGGCGCGGCTCAGCAACCCGCTGTGTGCCAGCCCCTCCTACGGCGCCGCGGTCCGGGAGCTGCTGCCCGGCCTGCGGGTCATCGACGGGGAGCGCGTGAGCGGGCGCGGCAGTGAGCTTTACCAGCTGTGCCGAGACCTGGACCGCTCCCTGCGCCCCAGCTCCGGCCCGCGCCCCCGAGCCGCGGAGGCCCAGCCCTGGGTGGAGCCCGGCTACTGGGACAGCCGGCCCACCCGGAGCAGCTCCATCCTGGAGGAGGCCTGCCGGCAGTTCCGGGACACGCTGCAGGACTGCCTCGAGCTGGACCGCCAGGCCAGCGACCGCCTGGCCCGCGCCCAGCAGACCCTCAGCCCCGCGGGCGCCGCCGCCTCCTTTGTCTTCTGA